AATTCAATTTCTACTACCATCACTTCTTTTGAACCAGGAGGCGCAGGTTTTTTATGGAAGATGATGTCATAATCTTCTGGATTGTGTTTGTGTTCTTTCAACCATTCTTGCACTTTGGTTGTGGCAAAAAATGATTGCCCTTGCTCAAACATTCGGGTAATTTGCAATTGCAATGTATAAGGATTTAGCCGACCCATTTTCTACCGCCTTTATGAAGTAAATTTTAAGACAAGTAATCTGCCTACCCTAGATGATCTAATGTTAGTGCGAAATACGCACACCTGACACTTCGCCTAAAGGTGCAAATCTCAATTTAAACGCACTAGTACCGCAGGGCGGAATTAAAAATTAAAAATTAAAAATTAAAAACGAATACAGCATGAGGGTTTCATTGATTTGGAATGGGTGGTTTATTTCCGCCGCACTGTACTAGTAGTCTGTCAAGCTAGTTGTGAGGGTTTGTAGTAAGCACTTTAGTGCTTAGAGAATAAAGACTGAAGTCCTCACTATTAGTCCATGTCATTAATTTTGATAGGTTGGAGAGACGCGATAAATTGCCGTCTCTACAGGGTTTTGATTATAAACCAACCTTTCAGAACTAATGACACAGACTACTAGTAGTCTGTAGAAACAAAATCCGAATTTATTTCGGTAGATGCTCTGAAAAAGCATTGATGCTCCTATAAATTATTATTTGTGCTACTTAGTGTATGCCATCTTTGCCAGTAGTTTCAACTTGTTAATGTTATAATGGTAACTCACAAAAGATAATGTCAAAAACTTGACTGCAATCTCCTACTAAAGTTTTACGTACTCTAAGGGACGAAGAAAGGGTTTGTTAAGGATTGTTCAGCATTTCCTACTGCCTCTACAACATTTAACTACTTAATTCTGTTATAGATTGGAGAGAGGCACGCCGCTTCAAAAACTGACCAACAGACTGAGATGGTTGTTATGAAGAGCAAAAATCAAGCTGTTTTCGCTTTAATTGTAAAAAGCACTATTGTCTTTTTACCCTTATTGTTATCTATAGGTATTGCCAATGGACAATCTGCACCATCACCCACCCCAGCACTAATCCCTACTCCGGTTTTATCGAATCGGGAACGAGAAGAATTAGCCCAACTACGAGCAGAAAAGCGAATTCAACAGCAAGTTCAATCTGATTTTAAGAGCGCTTTTAGCCGTACAAATATTTTAATCAATATCTGGCTAGTTATATTAAGTCTATTTCCAGTTGCAATCATTGCTTTATTTTGGCTACTACGACGGGCGGTAATCCGTGAAATTGTTGATAGAGCAATGCAACAGTTGCAGGGAATGGAAAAATTACAAAATCAGCTAACCAGTGTTAAGCAAGAGACTGAAAATCTTATTCAAGAAGCTAAGAAAATAAATTATGAATTAGGGCAAGAAACAGTTAGCTTACGACAAAAAATTAAAAATGAAGAAGAAAATTTATCTAATCTGACATCTGAAATAGATTTAGCTAAGGTGCAGGTATTAAATAGATTAGAAGCTGAACTCAAAAAATCTCAGGAAAATATAGCAACTTTAGAGTCAAATTGTGCTTATGGACTATCTAAGTTAGAGTTGGATGCTCAACAACAAAGAGATATAGCACTAGAAAATCTAGGAAGTGTAGCATCTATTCTAACACAGGAATTATCTAAGTTAAAGTTAGGTGTACAACAACAGCAAGAAATAGCCGTTGCTGATTTAGAAGTATCAAAATCTGAGTTTATATCTCAACTTTCTGGATGGCAGTATGATGCTCAGAAACAAAAGGATATAGTTATTGAAAGTTTAATAAAGTTGCAGTCAGAATTTGCTGAACAATTATCAAATTTACAGGTAGATGCTCACAACAAAAAAGAAATTACATTTGAGAATTTAGAAAAATCAGATAATCAATTAAAATCTAAATTATCTGATTTACAGGAAGATGCTCAGGAGCAAAAAAATAAAATTGTTGAAAGTTTAGTAGCATTACAGTCAGAGTTTGCTGAACAACTATCTGAACTACAAGTAGATGCTCAAAAGCACAAAGAGTTAATTATTGAAAATTTAGAAAAATCTGGTTCTGAATTTAGTTCGCAATTTTCAGAATTGCAATGGAATGCTCAACAACAAAAGATTCTTATTTTGGAGAAGTTAGAAAGACTAGAAACCGAGTTTGTCTCTCAACTCTCTGAGTTACAATTAGATGCCCAAGAAAGAAAAGACCTCATTCTTCAAGAACTAACTGAAATCACATCTGAATCAATTCTAGATGTAACGAATTCTGAAGTTGAGGAAGAAATACAGGAACAGCTACAACAATCAGAATTGACTGCTGATGAGTATGTAAAACAAGGAGATGATCTGTTTTCACAAAAGCGCTATGAAGATGCGATCGCAGTTTACAACGAAGCGGTTAAAATTAAAGTTGATGAACCTATAGCTTGGTTAAAACGAGGTCTAACTCTTGGAAGGTTGAAACGCTACAAAGATGCGATCGCATCCTACGATCGAGCTATCAAACTCCAACCAGATTATCATCAAGCTTGGTGCGATCGCGGCGTGGCTTTTGGAAACTTACAACAGCATCAGCAAGCCTTTGCTTCATTCGACAAAGCTGCACAAATCAAGCCTGATGATGCTGTAGCTTGGTTAAATCGCGGTCTTTCTCTAGTAGCATTGGAACAATATGAAGAGGCCATAGCGTCTTTTGATAAAGCGCTGGAATTCCAACCCAACTCTCCCAAAATCTGGGATAAACGCGGTTATACATTGGTAAGATTAGGACGCGATGATGAAGCGATCGCTAGTTTTAACAAAACGTTAGAAATTAAGCCAGATTATGCCAGTGCTTATTATAACAAAGCAGCCTGTTACGCACTGCAAAGACAAGTTGAACTTTCTCTGGTAACTCTGAAACAGGCAATTGAACTCGATCCCAGGTATAGAGAAGACGCAGCAACCGATCTAGATTTTGATGATATTGCTAATGATGAGCGCTTTAAGCAGTTAGTTGTAGATTAGAGCATTGGTTGCTCCTTGTCCCCCTTGTCCCCCCACTCCCTACTCCCCACTCCCCACAGCTGGCTGATCCTTTTCGCCAGACATTGCTTTGAGTTTAGATGTAAAAGAGTCAGAGCGATCGCTTTTCTCTGGAGTAAATTGCCCGATGGGGGCATGAATAGCAGCAGGTGGGAGCAGTTTTTGCTGACGTTGATGACGGCTTGGTGATGGGGGAGGTGGTGGACTTTCTGGTGAAGTTTGCTTTTGGCTAACAGCAGAGGATAGCTGAAGGGTTGCAGAAGAGGCAAATTTACTAGAAAGGGGAGATTTCAAGACAGTTTTATTGTCTCTATCTTCCCGCGTCGCCTCTTGTTCGCTCAAAGATGCCTTTTGTTCGGAACTTTTCAATTGTAGAGTTGCAGTACTGCCGTGTTGATAGCTGTTGTGAATCTTCGCAGGTGGTAATTGAGGACTCGTGACTTTCTCTACAATGGGGTTTTTCTTGGCTTGCGGCAAGGCTAGTGCAGGTGATGAAGTTAAACTTTGGGGAAATTTACTACAAACCATGCGTTCAAATTCCATGTTGAAATGATATGTAGCCTGATCCCGGCGCTGCCAAAATACTAATATTTGCTGCACGGAAACTGCTTTATAACGACCTTGATATAGTGCCTCAATCACTGCCAGGTGTAGCCAATTAAGTGGGTATTGCGTTTGCCAACGTTCAACTAGCTCATTGGCACTATACCCACTGAGATCAAAACTATAGTTAATTAATAAGGCGATCGCCAAGTTAGCAGAAGTATCTGGAAGTGTTGTTATCATGGGGCTATTAGCTTTCGGCAATAAGTCTAAGATTTTTCACCCATCGCATATTAGCGTAGCGTGCTTTTAACTACATGGTTTTTTTTCCCAAGAGTACCAAGCCGATAAGCAGTGTTTCCTATTCTACTTGTCAACTTCGAGAATGCAACCCTACATAGACTGATTTAATCGCAGATGATCGCCCAATGGCGACTAATGCCTGATAAACCATTGCTGCAACTTCGGCGTGTGTTGCCAAACGTGAAGGGGCAATTAGTTTGGGATCTGGGTAATTAACAATGATTTTTTGTTGTGTAGCAGTGGCTACGGCTTTTCGAGCGGAGTCGGGAATGGTATGACGATCGCTATATACTTCTAAAACATCGTTATCTGCCGGTGGTAGTCCTAGTCCGTTTACTAGGGAGACAATCACCTGTAGCCTCTGGACATATCGATCGGGGCGAAAAGTGCGATCGCTAAATCCGCCACAAAGCCACTGCTAGCCGCGATTTTGATGGCGCTATAAGCCCAGAAATCCTTGGGTATGTCCGTAAAATCAGGTGCTGAGATTTTGGGAAATGGGTTAAAAGCGATCGCCACCAGAGATGCATACTGGGCGCGAGTCATGGGTTTATCTGGCTGGTAATTACCATCGATAACACCATGAGTTAAATCCATGCTCACTAATGCCTGAATAAATGGTTTTGCCCAATGTTCATCTAGTTGAACAGGTGCGGGGAGTTTTTGAGATGGGGATTCAATGGGAGCATCAGAAAAACTGGTGCTATTTACTACTTGATTGTATGGAATCAATTCAGCCAAGCCTTTGACTAGAGCAATATTCAACTCATTACCTACGGAAATCAGCGTTTGTTTAGTAGCATTATATAAATCAAATTCATTATTATCACGAAAAATATTATTAGCGGGATCTTGGGTATTACCTAAATCGGGAATTGCATTGCCATTGACTAAGAGGCCACCTTGGGTATTTTTAACAATAAGATTTTGCCGCAGCACAGGTTGGGCGCTGCGAGAAAGGGCGATCGCGGTGCGATTTTCTGATAATTTGTTATTTGCGATCGTTGGGGCGGCAAAGTCACTAATTGCTATGCCTAAAGGATTTCTTTCAAATACATTCCGTAGTACTTCTCCCTGGCTATGACCTGCCATCACTAACCCACTAGCAGTATTTTGCACAAATATGTTATCTAAAATTGCAGGTTTGGCAGTACCAGTGGCAAACACACCTTCCCGCCCACAGTCGCTGAAAGTATTGTTAGCTAAAGTAGCTGTAGCCGATTCAATCCAGATACCAGTACCTTTTGCAGAGGGATTGCTGACAGTTACACCCACAAGACTGGCATTATCTAGCAAGAGCAGCGTAATATTTTGCATCCCAAAGCTGGGACTTTGATACTCACCACTCCCAGAAATTACAATTCCTGCGCCTTTGTTTGCTTCCTTACCCACCACCGTTGCTGCTCCAGGGATGATTAATGGAAAAACCTCACCACTAGCAGCGCTATAAATCCCCGATTCCAGATAAATTATCGTGGAGATTTTGGTTACTTTTAAGGCACGGGTGAGGCTTTTAAATGGACTCAACCGTGAACCAGTATTAGTATCATTCCCTGTCATAGGGTTGATATAGAGTGTAACGACGAGGGTAGAGTTCACCATTGATAATTGAGAGTCAATTGTTTTAATTATGACAATCTTCAAGAAAAATTCAGCTATTTAGAATTCAGCAGGACAACATTTCATTAAGAGTACTCCCATAGGACTTACGCATTCACAGGAAAGATTAAATATAGATAACTCGAAAAACCACATCTGTTGTAGGGGCAATTCATGAATTGCCCCTACAGCTTCGGTTATTTATCATCAAAGAATGATTGATAAAAACCTGAAACAAGGTATTTGCGTTGATACACGCCAGTTGCTACAAGTCGGGGAACCGCAAGGGCGCAGTGGCTCCCCTTAAAAAGGGGAACTTTAAGAGATGAGATTCTTTGCCCCCCTTTTTAAGCTACGGTGTACACACAAGTCTTTTAGAGTTGCCCCACAGCTTTAGATCCCCCCTAACCCCCCTTAAAAAAGGGGGGGACTAGAATCAAAGTCCCCCTTTATAAGGGGGATTTAGGGGGATCAAGATATGTGCAACTTCACATTAAATTGGTATAAAAGGTTTTCTAGATACCGTGAAAAGTCAGCTGCGCCCCTCTGCGTTTAAAATTAAACCCTCAATTGCCACAATTTTACGCAAAGCTGTACTAAGGATTGTTAAAAAAGGTTAAGTTGTTCTAGAGATAGTCACGCTGCTGACTGAGAATTAAATTTAGAATTAATAAAAATTAATGAAAGTTGGACACATTGATACAGAAGTAGCGAGACTAGAAGCTCTCCGTCAGTATCAAATTCTTGACACCGAACCCGAAGAAGCTTACGACAATCTTGCTCAGTTAGCGGCATTTATTTGCGGTACTCCCATCTCCTTAGTAAATTTCATTGATGAAAATCGTCAATGGTTCAAAGCAAAAGTAGGATTAGATGTATCAGAAATGCCCCGCAGTATTGGGTTATCTTACCTTTGCCAAGAGCGGCGTAATGTTGTAGTGATTCCTGATACCCTAGCTGATGAAAAGTTGGCAAATAATCCGGTAGTAACTGGCTATCCATTCGTGCGGTTTTATGCAGGTGTACCCCTAATTACCCCCAAGGGAGATATGCTAGGAACTCTGTGTGTAATTGATCGAGTTCCCAAAGAATTGAGCCAAAAACAAGTTGAGGCACTTGTGGCTTTGAGTCGCTTGGTAATCGACCAACTAGAACTGAGGCGGCATATAACTGAGGTATCTCAAGTTACCGAGCAACTTGTTACCCACGAGCAAGCAACCCGCGCCCAGTCTGAAGCTGCGAGAATCCGCATCACTAATCTTCTTGAAAGCATCACTGATGGGTTTTTTGCCTTAGATAAAAAGTGGCGATTCACCTATATTAATGGTCAAGCAGAACGGCTGTTACAAAAAAAACAGAATGAATTGTTGGATAAAAATATCTGGGAAGCGTTTCCAGAAATCATCAGCACAACATTTTACCGTGAGTTTCACAGGGCAATTTTAGAACAGGTGAGTGTGGAATTTGAGGAGTTTTATCCGTCACTAAACTGCTGGCTTCAAGTCCACACTTATCCGGCAAAAGATGGTTTGTCTATTAATTTCCAAGACATTACTGAACGGCGGCGAACAGCAGAAGCACTACGGGAAAGTGAAGAACGCTGGCAATTAGCATTACATGGTAATAATGATGGTATTTGGGATTGGAACCTCAAGACTAATGAAGTGTTCTTCTCAACTCGTTGGCAAGAAATGCTCGGCTATAAAGACCACGAAGTTTCCAGCGATTGGGATGAATGGACAAAACGAATCCACCCCGATGAGCGAGATTTGGTACTTCAAGCTTTCCAAGACCACTTTGCCAAGAAAACACTGTTTTACGTCTGTGAATATCGAGTTCAATGCCAAGACGGTAGCTATAAATGGATTCTAGATCGAGGACAGGCACTTTGGGACGCATTGGGTGATATAGTTCGCATGGTGGGTTCTTATACAGATATCACAGATCGCAAGCGGGCAGATGAAGAATTAAAACGGCAGAATTTGCGATCGCAATTATTCGCCGAAATCACTCTGAAAATTCGAGAATCTTTACAAATAGATGAGATTCTTCAAACCACAGTTACAGAAGTACAAAAGTTACTCCAAGCCGACCGAGTTTTAATTTTTCGACTAGAAGCTGATGGTTCGGGAACAGTAATCCAAGAGGCTGTATTACCTGGTTGTCCAGTAATTTTGGGAGAAAATCTGCTCGATGGTTGCTTTAAAGAAAAATATATAGAAAGATATCGCCAGGGTAGAGTGAGTACTATTGAAGATGTTCAAGCTGCTCATATTCAACCATGCCATCGAGAATTTCTTCAGCAGTTTGCAGTCAGAGCTAACCTTGTAGTACCGATTCTTCTCAGGGATAACATTTGGGGCTTGTTGCTGGCTCATCAGTGCGACGCACCTCGACAATGGAATCAGTTTGAGACGGAATTGTTACAGCAACTAGCTAACCAAATTGGCATTGCTTTATCTCAAGCGCAACTATTAGAAAAAGAAACCCAGCAAAGTCAAGAACTTGTCCGTTCTAATGCGGAATTGGAACAGTTTGCTTATGTGGCTTCCCATGACTTGCAAGAACCGTTGCGGATGGTAACGAGTTATTTACAGCTATTAGAACGAAGATACAAAAATCAACTCGATGCTAATGCCGATCAGTTTATCAACTATGCAGTAGATGGGGCCCGGCGGATGCAAACCCTAATCAACGATTTGTTGAATTATTCCCGCGTTAGCACCCGGGGACAGCCTTTTAAGTTAGTGGATTGTAATGTGATAATACAGCAAGCGATCGCTAATCTCCAAATTGCGATCGCAGATAGTAGAGCAATTGTCACTCACGATCCTTTACCGGAAGTGGTGGCTGATAGCACCCAACTCACACAAGTATTTCAAAACCTGATTGGCAACGCGATCAAATTTTGCCAGAATCAGCAGCCAAAAATTCACATTGGGGTGGGGAGTAGGGAATGGGGAGTAGGGGGAGTAGGGGGAGCAGGGGAAGCAGGGGAAGCAGGGGAAGCAGGGGAAGCAGGGGGAGCAGGGGAAGAAAATACTACCTCATCTCCCCCACTCCCCACTCAAAACGAATATTTGTTCTGGGTGTGCGATAATGGAATCGGTTTAGAATCCCAGTATGCTGAACGGATTTTTATCATTTTTCAGCGCTTGCACGGTAGAGACAAGTATCCCGGTACTGGAATTGGTCTGGCAATTTGTAAAAAAATTATAGAACGCCACGGTGGCCGGATTTGGGTTGAGTCGAAACCGGGTCAAGGCTCGACTTTCTACTTCACAATTCCAGATAGAGCAGGTAAACAATCGTGAGTAACATAACAGCGATTATGCCTATTGAGGTTTTGTTAGTAGAGGATAATCCCGGTGATGCCCAACTTACCCGCATCGCCCTAGAAGATAGCAAAATCTCGATTCACTTGAATGTGGTCGAAGATGGTGTGGAAGCAATGGCATTCTTGCGAAAAGAAGGAATATATGTTAATGTAGCTCATCCCGATATTGTGCTGCTCGATTTTAACCTGCCCAGAAAAGATGGGCGAGAGGTACTGGCAGAAATAAAAGCAGACGAAAAACTCAAACGGATTCCGGTAGTAGTTCTAACTACTTCTCAAGCTGAAGAAGACATCCTCAAAGCCTATAATTTATCTGCAAACTGTTACATAACTAAGCCAGTAGATTTCGATCAATTCGTTAAAATTGTAAAATCAATCGAAAATTTTTGGTTTGCGATCGTAAAACTGCCACCGGAGTAGTCGAAATGGCAGGTAAAATTCTTAAAGTCTTATTAGTAGAAGATAACCCTGGAGATGTTGTTTTATTACAGGAGTTTTTAAAGGAAGTTACCACAGTTGTTGTTGATTTGATGCCCGTTGAGCGGCTTTCGGAAGCAATCAACTACCTAGCAAAGGAAATTTTTGATGTGATTTTGCTAGACCTTTCCTTGCCAGATAGCCAGGGACTAGAAACTTTTGTGATTGCTCACCATCAAGCAAAAGCCACTCCGATAATAGTGTTGACAGGTATAAATGATGAAACCCTGGCAATTAGCGCCATGCAAGAAGGAGCGCAAGATTATTTAGTCAAAGGGCAAGTAACTGGTGATTTGCTGGTGCGCTCCATGCGTTATGCTATCGAACGTCAACGGGCAGATAATGCACTGCGACAGAGTGAAGAGCGATTTCGGGTTGCCCTGAAAAACTCTCCCATCTTTGTATATAACCAAGATAGAGATTTACGCTACACCTGGGTTTACAATCCCCCATCTGGATTGACAGTTGAGGAAATATTGGGGAAACAAGACTTAGATATTATCCCAGTTGAAGATGCTCAACGTCTCACCACAATTAAACGTAGGGTACTAACTACTTGCATCGGAACACGAGAGGAAGTATCAATTACAATCCAAGATACAACTCGATATTACGATTTGACAGTTGAGCCATTGCGGAACGAGTCGCAAGAAATTGTGGGCGTGACCTGTGCCAGTATTGATATTAGCGAAAAACAAGCTGCGCGACGCGAACGCAAATCGGCAGAAGAAAAAATCCGCGAACAAGCCGCATTACTTGATGTCACCACAGATGCCATTTGCGTGCGAGATTTAAACAATCAAATTATTTTCTGGAATAAAGGCGCAGAAACACTTTTCGGTTGGCAAGCGACAGAAGTTTGGGGTAAAAACGCTAGTGAGCTTTTGTATGATGAACCTTCACCAGAAATCGAAGCGGCTCTTTTACAAGTTATTAGTAAAGGCAAGTGGCAGGGCGAATTAACTAAACTTACCAAAACAGACAAAGAAATCCTAGTTGCCAGTCGCTGGAGTATAGTATGTGACGAACAGGGTAAACCTAAATCAATTCTCACCGTTGACACAGATATTACCGAGAAAAAACACTTAGAAGCCCAATTATTTCGCGCCCAACGCCTCGAAAGCATTGGCACTCTAGCTAGCGGTATTGCTCACGACCTCAACAATATTCTGACACCGATTTTGGCAGGAGCGCAACTTTTACCCCTCAAATTTCCCGATGCAGATGAGCGCACCCACCATTTACTGGAGATTTTGGAAACCAACGCTAGACGTGGAGCTGATTTAGTCAAACAGGTGCTATCCTTTGCACGGGGGGTAGAAGGGAAGCGCATCACTTTGCAACTCAGACATCTGATTGTGGAAGTTGCCAAGATTCTGAAAGAGACATTTCCCAAATCCATAGAAGTCAGCACTGATATACTCCAAGATTTGTGGATGGTTTCTGGAGATAGCACCCAACTGCATCAAGTATTGATGAACCTCTGCGTTAATGCCCGCGATGCCATGCCCAATGGCGGTAGTTTGAGTATCTCTGCTGAAAATCTGTTGATTGACGAAAATTATGCCCGCATGAACCTGGAAGCCAAAGAGGGGCCTTACATATTGATTACTGTCTCCGATGATGGAGTTGGGATTCCTAAAGAAATTTTAGATAGAATTTTTGAGCCATTCTTTACCACAAAAGATGTAGGACAAGGCACTGGTTTAGGACTTTCCACCGTTCTGGGGATTATTAAAAGCCACGGAGGTTTTGTGAACGTGTATAGCGAACCGGAAGGTGGCACTAGCTTTCAGGTTTACTTACCAGCAGTGGAAGGAATGGAAACAATTACTCCAGAGGAATTGCCACCACAGACAGGACATGGAGAATTGATTTTGCTTGTGGATGATGAAGTTGCAATTCAAGAGATTACAAAAACATCCTTAGAAACTCACAACTACAAAACCCTAATTGCTAGTGATGGCATTGAAGCGATCGCATTATACGCTCAAAATCAGGACAAAATTAGTGCCGTACTCATGGATATTATGCTGCCTTCGCTGGATGGTTTAACTGCCATCCGTACCCTGCAAAAAATCAACCCTCAAGTCAGAATTATTGCCAGCAGTGGACTCATGTCTGACAATAAGCTCAGTGCCGTAGCTGCCATTGGTGTGAATACGTTTTTGGTAAAGCCCTATACAGTCAACGAATTATTGCTTTCTTTACAAAAAGTACTATCCTGAAAAATTGAATTAAGTGCAGCAAAAAGCTACTTATTATAGCCATAGGCATGAAGGGTTGCTATGATGGAGCATCGGTTCAGGCAACAGTTGACTCAATTACAGCTATTTTCATATAAATAGACTCACCCTAGTAGGAGTACAGTCAATACTGTCCGGTTAAGGCAAGAGACGCAATAAATCGCCGTCTTTACAATAATCAGTCCTTTTAAAGGTGGGTAACTGTAATTACGAATTACGAATTACAAATTACGAATTACTATGCCTCGGTTTCTCAGATTAATTATCAATATAGTAGTCTTGAGTGCATTGTTACTCATATCTGTGCAAGTTTGGGCGCAAGATTGGCGACCAGTTCGCGGCGGTATCCCTTTCGGTATCAGTGGTATGGCTTTGATAGAGCAGCAAAGCAATACCCTAGATT
This genomic interval from Nostoc sp. KVJ3 contains the following:
- a CDS encoding tetratricopeptide repeat protein, with product MKSKNQAVFALIVKSTIVFLPLLLSIGIANGQSAPSPTPALIPTPVLSNREREELAQLRAEKRIQQQVQSDFKSAFSRTNILINIWLVILSLFPVAIIALFWLLRRAVIREIVDRAMQQLQGMEKLQNQLTSVKQETENLIQEAKKINYELGQETVSLRQKIKNEEENLSNLTSEIDLAKVQVLNRLEAELKKSQENIATLESNCAYGLSKLELDAQQQRDIALENLGSVASILTQELSKLKLGVQQQQEIAVADLEVSKSEFISQLSGWQYDAQKQKDIVIESLIKLQSEFAEQLSNLQVDAHNKKEITFENLEKSDNQLKSKLSDLQEDAQEQKNKIVESLVALQSEFAEQLSELQVDAQKHKELIIENLEKSGSEFSSQFSELQWNAQQQKILILEKLERLETEFVSQLSELQLDAQERKDLILQELTEITSESILDVTNSEVEEEIQEQLQQSELTADEYVKQGDDLFSQKRYEDAIAVYNEAVKIKVDEPIAWLKRGLTLGRLKRYKDAIASYDRAIKLQPDYHQAWCDRGVAFGNLQQHQQAFASFDKAAQIKPDDAVAWLNRGLSLVALEQYEEAIASFDKALEFQPNSPKIWDKRGYTLVRLGRDDEAIASFNKTLEIKPDYASAYYNKAACYALQRQVELSLVTLKQAIELDPRYREDAATDLDFDDIANDERFKQLVVD
- a CDS encoding GAF domain-containing protein, with the translated sequence MKVGHIDTEVARLEALRQYQILDTEPEEAYDNLAQLAAFICGTPISLVNFIDENRQWFKAKVGLDVSEMPRSIGLSYLCQERRNVVVIPDTLADEKLANNPVVTGYPFVRFYAGVPLITPKGDMLGTLCVIDRVPKELSQKQVEALVALSRLVIDQLELRRHITEVSQVTEQLVTHEQATRAQSEAARIRITNLLESITDGFFALDKKWRFTYINGQAERLLQKKQNELLDKNIWEAFPEIISTTFYREFHRAILEQVSVEFEEFYPSLNCWLQVHTYPAKDGLSINFQDITERRRTAEALRESEERWQLALHGNNDGIWDWNLKTNEVFFSTRWQEMLGYKDHEVSSDWDEWTKRIHPDERDLVLQAFQDHFAKKTLFYVCEYRVQCQDGSYKWILDRGQALWDALGDIVRMVGSYTDITDRKRADEELKRQNLRSQLFAEITLKIRESLQIDEILQTTVTEVQKLLQADRVLIFRLEADGSGTVIQEAVLPGCPVILGENLLDGCFKEKYIERYRQGRVSTIEDVQAAHIQPCHREFLQQFAVRANLVVPILLRDNIWGLLLAHQCDAPRQWNQFETELLQQLANQIGIALSQAQLLEKETQQSQELVRSNAELEQFAYVASHDLQEPLRMVTSYLQLLERRYKNQLDANADQFINYAVDGARRMQTLINDLLNYSRVSTRGQPFKLVDCNVIIQQAIANLQIAIADSRAIVTHDPLPEVVADSTQLTQVFQNLIGNAIKFCQNQQPKIHIGVGSREWGVGGVGGAGEAGEAGEAGEAGGAGEENTTSSPPLPTQNEYLFWVCDNGIGLESQYAERIFIIFQRLHGRDKYPGTGIGLAICKKIIERHGGRIWVESKPGQGSTFYFTIPDRAGKQS
- a CDS encoding response regulator; this translates as MPIEVLLVEDNPGDAQLTRIALEDSKISIHLNVVEDGVEAMAFLRKEGIYVNVAHPDIVLLDFNLPRKDGREVLAEIKADEKLKRIPVVVLTTSQAEEDILKAYNLSANCYITKPVDFDQFVKIVKSIENFWFAIVKLPPE
- a CDS encoding response regulator; its protein translation is MAGKILKVLLVEDNPGDVVLLQEFLKEVTTVVVDLMPVERLSEAINYLAKEIFDVILLDLSLPDSQGLETFVIAHHQAKATPIIVLTGINDETLAISAMQEGAQDYLVKGQVTGDLLVRSMRYAIERQRADNALRQSEERFRVALKNSPIFVYNQDRDLRYTWVYNPPSGLTVEEILGKQDLDIIPVEDAQRLTTIKRRVLTTCIGTREEVSITIQDTTRYYDLTVEPLRNESQEIVGVTCASIDISEKQAARRERKSAEEKIREQAALLDVTTDAICVRDLNNQIIFWNKGAETLFGWQATEVWGKNASELLYDEPSPEIEAALLQVISKGKWQGELTKLTKTDKEILVASRWSIVCDEQGKPKSILTVDTDITEKKHLEAQLFRAQRLESIGTLASGIAHDLNNILTPILAGAQLLPLKFPDADERTHHLLEILETNARRGADLVKQVLSFARGVEGKRITLQLRHLIVEVAKILKETFPKSIEVSTDILQDLWMVSGDSTQLHQVLMNLCVNARDAMPNGGSLSISAENLLIDENYARMNLEAKEGPYILITVSDDGVGIPKEILDRIFEPFFTTKDVGQGTGLGLSTVLGIIKSHGGFVNVYSEPEGGTSFQVYLPAVEGMETITPEELPPQTGHGELILLVDDEVAIQEITKTSLETHNYKTLIASDGIEAIALYAQNQDKISAVLMDIMLPSLDGLTAIRTLQKINPQVRIIASSGLMSDNKLSAVAAIGVNTFLVKPYTVNELLLSLQKVLS